A stretch of the Flavobacterium aquiphilum genome encodes the following:
- a CDS encoding RagB/SusD family nutrient uptake outer membrane protein — MKKYIRIVAISSLLVLGACSSDFLENEPYTEKVTENFYKTPSDAYEGLVAIYDMLQRDEYGCPLLISEQASDDCFGGYGNSDAQNDLEWDRFMYVADKDMNRNAWKTPYQGIYRANVLLANLDKVDWGTDPSLKTKYEAEARFLRAHFHFQLAKMFGDIVALDKPITPSEIYSPRVAPEVTYALIANDLKFAADNLGKDNYSTPGNPNYGRITKWAAEAYIARTFLFYTDYYKKADLAGVVTKPQAITYINDAVNNSGHALVPNFANLWLAASLENFAGEGNTEIVWAVRYNGSGKGDWGLHEGNRFQVLIAPRGGSIGRYATGWGGATVNPKLYAAYGLGDTRRDATIINFAGEGLNFDPQARDQRQYTGYAWKKYCPITDAAGKAIVEINGGNFQIDNYQDFAIFRFSDLLLMAAELNLGTNNGFAQTCLDKVRDRAYQNANNRVAVSKTAIMDERRLEFALEGQRYFDLIRQGMSVAKAAIDNSGAGTQFNVTFRPETLGWFPLPQSQIVLSNGTMSQNPGW; from the coding sequence ATGAAAAAATATATTAGAATAGTTGCAATTTCAAGTCTTCTTGTATTAGGGGCATGTTCCAGTGACTTTTTGGAAAATGAACCTTATACCGAAAAAGTAACCGAGAATTTTTATAAAACGCCAAGTGATGCCTATGAAGGACTTGTAGCGATTTATGATATGTTACAACGTGATGAGTACGGTTGTCCATTATTGATTAGCGAGCAAGCCTCAGACGATTGTTTTGGAGGATATGGGAATTCTGATGCGCAAAATGATTTAGAATGGGACCGCTTTATGTATGTAGCAGACAAAGATATGAACAGAAATGCCTGGAAAACACCTTATCAGGGAATTTACAGAGCAAATGTTTTGTTGGCCAATTTAGATAAAGTGGATTGGGGAACTGATCCGTCACTTAAAACAAAATACGAAGCTGAAGCCCGTTTCTTGAGAGCACATTTCCATTTTCAGTTGGCTAAAATGTTTGGGGATATTGTGGCGCTTGACAAACCAATTACTCCAAGTGAAATTTATTCTCCAAGAGTAGCTCCAGAAGTGACTTATGCTTTAATTGCCAATGATTTAAAGTTTGCTGCAGATAATTTAGGAAAGGATAACTATTCTACACCAGGAAACCCAAATTATGGTCGAATTACAAAATGGGCTGCTGAAGCATACATTGCCAGAACCTTTTTATTCTATACGGATTATTATAAAAAAGCTGATTTGGCTGGGGTAGTTACTAAACCACAAGCTATAACTTATATTAATGATGCCGTTAATAATAGTGGACATGCTCTCGTGCCTAATTTTGCTAACTTATGGCTTGCAGCTTCCCTTGAAAACTTTGCTGGCGAAGGGAATACTGAAATTGTTTGGGCTGTTCGTTACAATGGATCAGGTAAAGGAGATTGGGGACTTCATGAAGGGAACCGTTTTCAAGTGCTTATTGCACCACGTGGAGGTAGCATAGGACGTTATGCAACAGGATGGGGTGGTGCTACTGTAAACCCTAAGTTGTATGCTGCGTATGGTTTGGGTGATACTCGTAGAGATGCTACTATTATCAACTTTGCAGGCGAAGGTTTGAATTTTGATCCTCAAGCAAGAGATCAACGTCAATACACAGGGTATGCCTGGAAAAAATATTGTCCAATTACTGATGCAGCCGGAAAAGCTATTGTAGAAATCAACGGAGGAAATTTCCAAATTGATAACTACCAAGATTTCGCCATATTCCGTTTTTCGGATTTATTGTTGATGGCTGCGGAGCTTAATTTGGGAACTAATAACGGATTCGCACAAACTTGTCTTGACAAAGTGCGTGACCGTGCTTATCAAAATGCAAATAACCGTGTGGCTGTTTCCAAAACTGCTATTATGGATGAACGTCGTTTAGAATTCGCTCTGGAAGGGCAACGTTATTTTGACTTGATTAGACAAGGTATGTCTGTGGCGAAAGCGGCTATTGATAACAGTGGTGCCGGAACTCAGTTTAATGTTACGTTTAGACCTGAAACATTGGGTTGGTTCCCATTGCCTCAGTCTCAAATAGTACTTTCTAACGGAACAATGTCACAAAACCCAGGTTGGTAA
- a CDS encoding NUDIX hydrolase produces MTTDNKETAIEGITIDCVIFGFNKESLEVLLVQHAIGESVGQWGLLGGWLRKDESSDDAAQRILYELTSLDNIYLEQLKAFTDPNRVSERRVVTIGYYTLVNREDYNIKASITLREAKWYKINDIPDLIFDHNEILDFSLMQLRNRVRQAPIGFNLLPEKFTLLQLMHLYEEILGIELDKSNFRRKILHMKLLVPLDEKQQDVSHRAAQLYKFDPEIYEKLTQKGFNFEF; encoded by the coding sequence ATGACTACAGACAATAAAGAAACAGCTATTGAAGGAATCACAATTGACTGCGTCATATTTGGATTTAACAAAGAAAGCCTCGAAGTGCTATTGGTACAACATGCCATTGGAGAAAGTGTTGGACAATGGGGCCTTCTAGGTGGTTGGCTGAGAAAAGACGAAAGTTCGGATGATGCTGCCCAACGGATTTTGTACGAGCTAACCAGCTTGGACAACATTTATTTGGAGCAATTAAAAGCATTCACAGATCCAAACCGTGTAAGCGAAAGAAGAGTTGTAACGATTGGCTATTATACATTGGTAAACCGCGAGGACTATAATATTAAGGCCAGCATTACTTTAAGGGAAGCCAAATGGTACAAAATCAACGACATTCCTGATTTAATTTTTGACCACAACGAAATTTTAGATTTTAGTTTGATGCAATTACGCAATCGCGTACGACAAGCACCTATTGGATTTAACCTTTTGCCCGAAAAATTCACATTATTGCAATTGATGCACCTTTACGAAGAAATATTGGGAATCGAATTGGACAAATCCAACTTCCGCAGAAAAATTCTGCATATGAAATTATTGGTTCCATTGGACGAAAAACAACAAGATGTTTCGCATAGAGCCGCTCAATTGTACAAATTTGACCCTGAAATTTACGAAAAACTAACCCAAAAAGGCTTCAACTTTGAGTTTTAA
- a CDS encoding glycoside hydrolase family 2 TIM barrel-domain containing protein, protein MMASIEKGGGTISNSRKIAFNSGWSFHLNDSIKDKDTINGSTTWRVLNLPHDWSIEGKFDEKSPAGYGGGALNGGLGWYKKTFKIALENKEKITSIVFDGVYKNSQVWINGHYLGKRPNGYIGFQYDLSPYLNFGDKNNEILVKVDNSKQPNSRWYSGSGIFRNVWLETTDKLHVDQWGTYVTTPKVTAKSASVHLETTIKNQYDAPKNASILTTIFKNDIKVTSVTKNISIAANVNLVLNQDLIVNDPILWSDEKPELYRAVTTISIDNQVIDQYETNFGIRNFKFDLNKGFILNGKQVKIKGVCMHHDLGPLGSAINTRAIERQLEILKGMGVNGIRTSHNPPAPELLDLCDKMGFIVMDEAFDMWKKAKNKYDYSLDWDKWHVKDLQDQILRDRNHPSIFMWSIGNEIPEQWSEEGVTIAKELSAIVKKLDATRLVTAAMNPAVNMKIDEVALQFEKAKTDFNLLATSGALDIIGYNYAHQTFEHHQKNFPNTPFIATETTSALETRGYYDVVSDTLKKWPVRWDLKFTGGKPGNTVSAYDQVQAPWGSTHEATWKVIKKYDFLSGMYIWTGFDYIGEPTPYEWPSISSYFGIVDLAGFPKDVYYMYQSEWTKKTVLHLFPHWNWKEGQNVDVWAYYNNADEVELFLNGKSVGVRSKKGDDLHVMWRIPFHAGTLTAISRKNGKTVLERTIKTAGAPAALKLSADRAIIKGDGNDLSFVTVDITDANGVLSPNANNEIQFSLKGNGKIVGVCSGDPVSHESYKGDRHTALNGKCLVVIQAGEKAGKVELTANATGLKSSTTFITIK, encoded by the coding sequence ATGATGGCCAGTATTGAAAAAGGCGGAGGAACTATTTCCAATTCTAGGAAAATAGCATTCAATTCCGGTTGGAGTTTTCATTTGAATGATAGTATAAAAGACAAAGATACCATCAACGGTTCGACTACTTGGAGAGTATTAAATTTGCCTCATGATTGGAGTATCGAAGGAAAGTTTGATGAAAAAAGCCCTGCAGGTTATGGCGGAGGTGCCCTTAATGGAGGTTTGGGATGGTATAAAAAAACATTTAAGATCGCTCTAGAAAATAAAGAAAAAATTACGTCAATTGTTTTTGACGGTGTTTATAAAAACAGTCAGGTTTGGATTAACGGACATTACCTTGGCAAACGCCCAAATGGGTATATTGGTTTTCAATATGACCTTTCTCCTTATTTGAACTTCGGAGATAAAAACAATGAAATTCTTGTCAAAGTTGACAATTCAAAACAACCCAACTCTCGTTGGTATTCCGGATCGGGGATATTTAGAAACGTATGGTTGGAAACAACAGATAAATTACATGTTGATCAATGGGGAACTTATGTAACTACCCCAAAAGTTACTGCCAAAAGTGCTTCGGTGCATTTGGAGACTACAATTAAAAATCAATATGACGCGCCAAAAAACGCGAGCATTCTAACCACAATTTTCAAAAATGACATTAAAGTAACTTCGGTTACCAAAAATATAAGCATTGCTGCAAATGTAAATCTGGTTCTGAATCAAGACTTAATCGTAAATGACCCAATTTTATGGTCTGACGAAAAACCGGAACTTTATAGAGCAGTTACTACAATAAGCATTGACAATCAAGTTATCGATCAGTATGAAACCAATTTCGGAATCCGAAATTTCAAATTTGATCTTAACAAAGGATTTATTCTGAATGGAAAACAAGTAAAAATCAAAGGGGTTTGCATGCACCATGATTTAGGCCCGTTAGGATCGGCAATTAATACAAGAGCTATCGAACGTCAGTTGGAAATTCTGAAAGGAATGGGTGTAAATGGAATAAGAACTTCCCATAATCCTCCGGCACCAGAGCTTTTGGATCTTTGCGACAAAATGGGTTTCATTGTCATGGATGAAGCATTTGATATGTGGAAAAAAGCAAAAAATAAATATGACTACAGTCTCGATTGGGATAAATGGCATGTGAAAGATTTGCAGGACCAAATCCTTAGAGATCGTAATCACCCAAGTATTTTTATGTGGAGTATCGGAAACGAAATTCCGGAGCAATGGAGTGAAGAAGGAGTCACAATTGCCAAAGAATTATCGGCGATTGTAAAAAAACTGGATGCAACACGTTTGGTTACTGCGGCCATGAATCCTGCTGTTAATATGAAAATTGATGAGGTGGCATTGCAATTTGAAAAAGCAAAAACCGATTTCAATTTATTGGCAACTTCGGGGGCTTTGGATATTATTGGTTACAATTATGCCCACCAAACTTTTGAACATCATCAAAAAAACTTCCCAAATACTCCTTTCATAGCTACCGAAACAACTTCGGCTTTAGAAACACGTGGTTATTATGACGTGGTTTCGGATACTTTAAAAAAATGGCCGGTAAGATGGGACCTCAAATTTACAGGAGGAAAGCCTGGTAACACGGTTTCGGCTTATGACCAAGTGCAGGCACCTTGGGGTTCTACTCATGAAGCGACTTGGAAAGTGATTAAAAAATACGATTTCCTTTCTGGAATGTACATCTGGACTGGTTTTGATTACATTGGTGAACCAACTCCTTACGAATGGCCTTCGATCAGTTCTTATTTTGGGATTGTGGACTTGGCAGGTTTCCCAAAGGATGTTTATTATATGTACCAAAGCGAATGGACTAAGAAAACTGTTTTGCATCTTTTTCCGCATTGGAATTGGAAGGAAGGCCAAAATGTAGACGTTTGGGCATATTACAATAATGCCGATGAGGTGGAGCTTTTCCTTAACGGAAAATCAGTTGGCGTTCGAAGTAAAAAAGGCGATGATTTGCACGTGATGTGGAGAATTCCTTTCCATGCAGGAACCTTAACAGCTATTTCCCGTAAAAACGGAAAAACAGTTTTGGAGCGAACAATCAAAACTGCCGGAGCACCAGCTGCTTTAAAGTTATCCGCAGACAGAGCTATTATCAAAGGCGATGGAAATGATTTGTCTTTTGTAACGGTGGATATAACAGATGCGAATGGTGTGCTTTCGCCAAATGCCAATAACGAAATCCAATTTTCTTTGAAAGGAAACGGAAAAATAGTTGGGGTTTGCAGCGGTGATCCTGTGAGTCATGAATCTTATAAAGGAGACAGACACACTGCTCTTAACGGAAAATGTCTGGTTGTTATCCAGGCTGGTGAAAAAGCAGGAAAAGTTGAATTGACTGCCAATGCCACTGGATTGAAAAGTAGTACGACATTCATTACGATTAAATAA
- a CDS encoding alpha-xylosidase, protein MKKRQLIPLSLFMVFGFFVSPKGFAQIQNADVLNAPIDISKDFQNYLNTFYFADELTSFDPATGKGTIKYLRYNYQTRQAFNNMMMKPGVVPANEFPTTEYSVSPELPFQIQFVSDRSIRIKTTSGPQFHPEATSLMLVDGVAPNHPELWKSSKIEGGYKYTSKHGSVEILSKPWHIKIYDEKGKLLTSTLHDSDFKNTYTPTLPFSFVRRNSDYSRSMGAAFSLEPDEKIFGCGESFTQFNKRGQKVVLWTDDANGIQNETMYKPIPFYMSSRGYGVFMHHSTPITVDFGKYFASANEMYIGDDEADLFFFIGEPKEILDEYTNLTGKAAMPPLWSFGFWMSRITYFSEKEGRQVAKDLRAYKIPTDVIHFDTGWFDVDWRNNYEFSKERFPDAVKMMSDLKDDGYHVCLWQLPYFTPKNTLFNEIMDKNLAVRDRKGNLPYEDAVLDFSNPATVTWYQGKLKHLFDQGVSVFKVDFGEAAPPDGIYNSGRTGFYEHNLYPLRYNKAVAEITQKEKGYTLIWARSTWAGSQRYPLHWGGDAETSNGAMSAELRGGLSLGLSGFSFWSHDVGGFATKSPENLYRRWAPFGMFTSHVRSHGEPPREPWLYSKDFLEGFRNADNMRYELMPYIYAQAKESSQKGLPMMRALFLEYPNDPGAWLVDNEYLFGSSMLVAPLFEEVTERDVYLPPGTWIDYQTKKVYQGGWHKIKAGDIPIVVLVREGSAIPHIGLAQSTKDMDWSKLTLKVYAADTTDSATAKVFLPGTDAVQTITVSKKGSNFEPASNPLNGKTTFKTEWIK, encoded by the coding sequence ATGAAAAAAAGACAACTAATACCGTTATCCCTATTTATGGTATTTGGATTTTTTGTAAGTCCAAAAGGATTTGCTCAAATTCAAAACGCTGATGTTTTGAACGCACCAATCGATATCAGCAAAGATTTTCAGAACTATTTAAACACTTTTTATTTTGCAGATGAGCTAACCAGTTTTGATCCTGCAACAGGAAAAGGAACTATAAAATATTTGCGTTACAATTATCAAACCCGTCAGGCTTTCAATAATATGATGATGAAGCCAGGTGTGGTTCCTGCCAATGAATTCCCAACGACTGAGTACTCAGTTTCCCCTGAATTGCCTTTTCAGATTCAGTTTGTATCGGATCGTTCCATTCGTATTAAAACAACTTCCGGACCACAATTTCACCCAGAAGCAACCTCTTTGATGCTGGTTGATGGAGTGGCTCCAAATCATCCTGAATTGTGGAAATCATCTAAAATCGAAGGTGGTTATAAATACACCAGCAAACACGGTTCTGTTGAGATTTTGTCAAAACCTTGGCACATAAAAATTTATGACGAAAAAGGAAAGCTGCTTACGAGTACGCTTCACGATTCTGATTTTAAAAACACATACACTCCAACACTTCCATTCTCGTTTGTACGCAGAAACAGCGATTACTCCAGAAGCATGGGAGCTGCTTTTAGCTTAGAGCCAGATGAAAAAATATTTGGCTGCGGAGAATCATTTACCCAATTCAATAAACGCGGGCAAAAAGTGGTTTTATGGACGGATGATGCCAATGGTATTCAAAACGAAACCATGTACAAACCAATTCCGTTTTACATGAGTAGCCGTGGTTATGGAGTTTTTATGCACCACTCTACGCCTATTACGGTTGATTTTGGAAAATATTTTGCCAGTGCCAATGAAATGTATATTGGTGATGATGAAGCCGATTTGTTTTTCTTCATTGGTGAACCAAAAGAAATATTGGATGAATACACCAATTTGACAGGAAAAGCCGCAATGCCGCCACTTTGGTCGTTTGGTTTCTGGATGAGTCGTATTACTTATTTCTCTGAAAAAGAAGGTCGTCAGGTGGCAAAAGATTTACGCGCTTACAAAATCCCAACCGATGTTATTCACTTCGATACTGGTTGGTTTGATGTAGATTGGAGAAACAATTACGAATTTTCTAAAGAGCGTTTTCCGGATGCAGTGAAAATGATGTCGGATTTGAAAGATGATGGTTACCATGTGTGTCTATGGCAATTACCATATTTCACTCCAAAAAATACTTTGTTCAATGAAATCATGGACAAAAATTTGGCCGTGCGTGATCGCAAAGGAAATCTTCCTTATGAAGATGCCGTTTTGGATTTCTCAAACCCTGCAACTGTAACTTGGTATCAAGGCAAATTGAAACATTTATTCGACCAAGGAGTTTCTGTTTTCAAAGTAGATTTTGGTGAAGCCGCACCACCGGACGGAATTTATAACTCAGGACGTACCGGTTTCTATGAGCACAATTTGTATCCATTGCGTTACAACAAAGCCGTTGCCGAAATTACCCAGAAAGAAAAAGGTTATACTCTTATCTGGGCAAGAAGTACTTGGGCAGGTAGCCAACGTTACCCATTACACTGGGGTGGTGATGCCGAAACTTCTAATGGTGCAATGTCAGCTGAATTAAGAGGAGGGCTTTCATTAGGATTGAGCGGATTCAGTTTCTGGAGTCATGACGTGGGAGGATTTGCAACCAAATCACCGGAGAATTTATACCGCAGATGGGCACCATTCGGAATGTTTACTTCACACGTAAGAAGTCATGGTGAACCTCCGAGAGAACCTTGGTTATACAGCAAAGATTTCTTGGAAGGATTTAGAAATGCCGATAATATGCGTTACGAATTAATGCCTTATATCTATGCCCAAGCCAAAGAAAGTTCTCAAAAAGGATTGCCAATGATGCGTGCTTTATTCCTTGAATATCCAAATGACCCGGGAGCTTGGTTGGTTGACAACGAATATTTATTTGGATCCAGTATGTTAGTCGCCCCTTTGTTTGAAGAAGTTACAGAAAGAGACGTCTATCTTCCACCTGGAACTTGGATTGATTACCAAACCAAAAAAGTGTACCAAGGCGGATGGCATAAAATCAAAGCGGGAGATATTCCAATCGTAGTTTTAGTTAGAGAAGGGTCGGCGATTCCTCATATTGGATTGGCACAATCTACCAAAGACATGGACTGGAGCAAATTGACCCTTAAAGTATACGCTGCAGATACAACCGATTCTGCCACCGCCAAAGTATTCTTGCCTGGTACTGACGCTGTACAAACTATTACTGTTTCTAAGAAAGGAAGCAATTTTGAACCCGCTTCAAATCCGTTAAACGGAAAAACTACTTTCAAAACTGAGTGGATTAAATAG
- a CDS encoding NUDIX hydrolase, translated as MGGKILDRDLIQITEQSAMNAITIDCVIFGFDNGILEVLLVQHAEGISKGKWGLPGGWIKKKESTDNAAHRLLADLTGMDNIYLEQLKAFGEPDRFPLRRVITIGYYALVKREDYNIKAGFTASDAKWYKINEIPNLIYDHNEILAYSIKNLRNRVRQAPIGFNLLPEKFTLLQLMHLYEEILGVEMDKSNFRRKILHMKLLVPLDEKQQDVSHRAAQLYKFDPEIYNKLTDKGFNFEF; from the coding sequence ATGGGCGGAAAAATTTTAGATCGGGATTTAATTCAAATTACAGAGCAATCTGCCATGAATGCCATTACAATAGACTGTGTAATATTTGGTTTTGACAATGGTATACTTGAAGTACTATTGGTACAACATGCCGAAGGTATCAGTAAAGGAAAATGGGGACTTCCGGGTGGTTGGATAAAAAAGAAAGAGAGTACAGATAACGCTGCACATCGGTTATTGGCAGATCTGACCGGCATGGACAATATTTACCTTGAACAATTAAAAGCTTTTGGAGAACCCGACCGATTTCCGCTTAGAAGGGTCATCACCATTGGTTATTATGCATTGGTAAAAAGAGAAGATTATAATATTAAAGCAGGTTTTACGGCCTCGGATGCCAAATGGTATAAGATTAACGAAATACCCAATTTAATTTACGACCATAATGAAATTTTGGCCTATAGTATAAAAAATCTACGTAATAGAGTACGTCAGGCACCAATAGGTTTCAATTTATTGCCAGAAAAGTTCACCCTCTTGCAACTGATGCACTTGTATGAAGAAATTTTAGGAGTGGAAATGGACAAATCCAATTTCCGCAGAAAAATTCTACACATGAAATTACTGGTTCCACTAGACGAAAAACAGCAAGATGTTTCGCATCGTGCAGCGCAATTATATAAATTTGACCCTGAAATTTACAATAAACTCACTGATAAAGGATTTAACTTTGAATTCTAA
- a CDS encoding SusC/RagA family TonB-linked outer membrane protein: MKRKYCTSTMLPFCMALLFSVFMLQSGFAQQKTLSVTGKVTSAGDGIGIPGANITVEGGGASASTDFDGAYKITVKPDDVLKFTVLGFRTQKVSVNNQSTINVTLQAEASDLKEVVVIGYGTQKKKVSTAATSVVSAKDIQAVAVGDVVNALQGQSSGVNVTSTSGQPGAGMVINIRGVGTAGNNSPLYVVDGVVIDNGIGYLDPSSIERVDILKDASAASIYGARAANGVVLVTTKKGKEGKMNVALSTYTGFQHVAKKLDLLNSYEYATIINESRVNSGLTPLYTQAQIAAFPDHDWQDDLFNEGAVKQNHSLMITGGDQKSTIATGLSYYGQDGLIGSQNNQSKYGRTTFTVNSTSELIKDHLKVGENFSYSNIKSNGVSDQGIYSNSIRGFLNAPPIDQAYDANGDFAHSIVAADISNPLGSMYYNNFNENKIDRFVGNFFAEAKFLKNFTFRTSYGVDVTDSAYRSYTPVYNLSSTNNNTISSVTQSANKGLGWLFENTLQYKASLNDVHHFDVLVGTSAKESVYEYQSATGKDLNFDDFGHAYLSNATDKTSNTVSGGRSDYNMQSYFGRLLYDYDNKYLFSATVRRDGSSNFGPNNKYAVFPSFSAGWNVDKESFFPESSVLTNLKVRGSWGQNGNDQIKSFAYMSTISSYDKTYHFGTTDETLQVGSSPDAIANPDLKWETSEQLDLGFDLTLFTSLTFTFDYYDKKTKDWLVQASIPDIAGASAPYINGGDISNKGYEFAVGYHTNFGKDWTFAVNGNVSFNKNKVTRIANAEGIIHGETNLLFQGIDEINRVEVGKPIGYFYGLKTDGIFQNATEVAAGVQPNAVPGDVRFVDLNGDGKIDANDKTQIGDPNPDVNYGLSFDLTYKAFDLSVYTYGVSGSQNVFGVHDYTRAYNNYTTTILDRWTTAGSSNSIPRVTYGTDANGNYTKFSDLYIQNADFFRIKSVTLGCDLTKLTDNLKFFSKFRFYVAANNLFTFTNYQGMDPEIGFGNANQSWAKGIDVGFYPQPRTYMLGLNVNF, encoded by the coding sequence ATGAAAAGAAAATATTGTACATCGACAATGCTTCCCTTTTGTATGGCACTCCTGTTCAGTGTATTTATGCTACAATCAGGTTTTGCACAACAGAAAACACTTTCTGTAACCGGGAAAGTGACCTCCGCTGGAGACGGCATAGGTATTCCTGGTGCAAACATTACCGTAGAAGGAGGTGGTGCAAGTGCATCGACGGATTTTGATGGTGCTTATAAAATTACCGTAAAACCGGATGATGTTTTGAAATTCACAGTTTTGGGCTTTAGGACCCAAAAAGTTTCTGTAAACAATCAATCGACGATAAATGTTACTTTGCAAGCGGAAGCGTCAGACCTTAAAGAGGTTGTCGTTATCGGGTACGGAACTCAGAAAAAGAAAGTTTCTACAGCTGCTACTTCGGTAGTATCTGCTAAAGATATTCAGGCAGTTGCCGTTGGTGACGTAGTGAATGCCTTGCAAGGACAAAGCTCAGGGGTTAATGTTACTTCGACTTCCGGGCAACCTGGAGCTGGAATGGTAATCAACATTCGTGGGGTAGGAACCGCAGGAAACAATTCACCTTTATATGTTGTGGATGGAGTAGTTATTGATAATGGTATTGGCTATTTGGACCCTTCTTCTATTGAAAGGGTTGATATCCTGAAAGATGCTTCTGCAGCATCTATTTATGGAGCTAGAGCTGCAAACGGTGTTGTATTGGTAACTACTAAAAAAGGAAAAGAAGGTAAAATGAATGTGGCATTGAGCACTTATACAGGTTTTCAACATGTTGCTAAAAAATTAGACTTGTTAAATTCTTATGAGTACGCTACAATCATAAACGAATCAAGAGTAAACTCGGGCTTAACACCTTTGTACACTCAGGCACAAATTGCTGCTTTTCCAGATCACGATTGGCAAGATGATTTGTTTAACGAGGGAGCGGTAAAACAAAACCACTCTTTGATGATTACTGGTGGTGATCAAAAATCAACTATCGCTACAGGATTATCTTATTATGGTCAAGACGGACTTATTGGTAGTCAAAATAACCAATCGAAATACGGCCGTACTACTTTTACTGTGAATTCAACTTCGGAACTAATTAAAGATCATTTGAAAGTTGGGGAAAATTTCTCTTATTCAAATATCAAAAGCAATGGTGTTTCTGATCAAGGGATTTACAGTAACAGTATTAGAGGATTTTTGAATGCACCTCCAATCGATCAAGCGTATGATGCCAATGGAGATTTTGCACATTCTATTGTTGCAGCTGATATCAGCAACCCGCTAGGATCAATGTATTACAATAACTTCAATGAGAATAAAATTGACCGTTTTGTAGGTAACTTTTTTGCGGAAGCGAAATTCTTGAAAAACTTTACGTTCAGAACAAGTTATGGGGTAGATGTTACTGATAGTGCTTACCGTTCGTATACTCCGGTTTATAATCTTTCTTCTACTAACAACAATACTATATCAAGTGTAACTCAAAGCGCAAATAAAGGATTGGGTTGGTTGTTTGAGAACACTTTACAATACAAAGCTTCATTAAACGATGTTCACCACTTTGATGTTTTGGTTGGTACTTCAGCCAAAGAAAGTGTGTATGAGTACCAAAGTGCTACCGGAAAAGATTTGAATTTTGATGATTTTGGACATGCTTACTTAAGCAACGCAACAGATAAAACTTCGAATACGGTATCTGGAGGACGCAGTGATTACAATATGCAATCTTATTTCGGACGTTTATTGTATGATTATGACAACAAATATTTGTTCTCAGCCACAGTACGTAGAGATGGTTCTTCAAATTTTGGGCCTAATAATAAATATGCAGTTTTCCCATCATTTTCTGCAGGTTGGAATGTGGACAAAGAAAGTTTCTTTCCAGAAAGCAGTGTGTTGACCAATCTTAAAGTTAGAGGAAGCTGGGGACAAAATGGAAATGACCAAATCAAATCATTTGCATATATGTCAACAATAAGTTCTTATGATAAAACATATCACTTTGGTACAACAGATGAAACGTTGCAAGTGGGATCTAGCCCAGATGCGATTGCGAATCCTGATTTGAAATGGGAAACGTCAGAGCAATTGGATTTAGGTTTTGATCTTACTTTGTTTACTTCATTGACTTTCACTTTTGACTATTATGATAAAAAGACCAAAGATTGGTTAGTACAGGCTTCTATTCCGGATATTGCCGGAGCTTCAGCACCTTATATCAATGGTGGGGATATTAGTAACAAAGGTTATGAATTTGCTGTAGGTTACCACACAAACTTTGGAAAAGATTGGACTTTTGCAGTAAATGGTAATGTTTCTTTCAATAAAAATAAAGTTACAAGAATTGCAAATGCTGAAGGAATTATCCATGGAGAGACTAACTTGTTGTTCCAAGGTATAGATGAAATTAACAGAGTTGAAGTAGGAAAACCAATTGGATATTTCTACGGATTGAAAACAGATGGAATCTTCCAAAATGCAACCGAAGTTGCAGCTGGTGTTCAACCAAATGCAGTGCCTGGAGATGTTCGTTTTGTTGACTTAAATGGTGACGGGAAAATTGATGCCAATGACAAAACTCAAATTGGTGATCCAAATCCGGATGTTAATTATGGTTTAAGCTTCGATCTTACTTATAAAGCATTTGATTTATCTGTTTATACTTATGGTGTTTCAGGAAGCCAAAACGTTTTCGGGGTTCATGATTATACTCGTGCTTATAATAATTACACTACTACTATTTTGGACAGATGGACTACTGCGGGTTCTTCAAATTCAATTCCAAGAGTAACTTATGGTACAGATGCTAACGGGAATTACACTAAATTCTCTGATTTGTATATTCAAAATGCTGATTTCTTCAGAATTAAATCGGTTACATTGGGTTGTGATTTAACGAAATTAACAGACAATCTTAAATTCTTCAGCAAATTCAGATTTTATGTAGCGGCAAATAACTTGTTTACGTTTACTAATTATCAAGGAATGGACCCTGAAATTGGATTTGGAAATGCAAACCAATCTTGGGCAAAAGGGATCGATGTTGGATTTTATCCACAGCCAAGAACATACATGTTAGGTCTTAATGTTAATTTTTAA